Proteins co-encoded in one Arthrobacter alpinus genomic window:
- a CDS encoding helix-turn-helix domain-containing protein has product MVKQPVSVNGVVRWRDVGLADAKPHQQKERKMVVLRHEIGDVLRDVRQRQGRTLREVSHNARVSLGYLSEVERGQKEASSELLSSICSALDVPLSIMLREVSDRLAIAEGVAVPDTVPQEFAARYGRDLNEELSDELNKGLMSNV; this is encoded by the coding sequence ATGGTGAAACAACCCGTATCCGTAAACGGCGTGGTGCGCTGGCGGGATGTGGGTTTGGCGGACGCAAAACCACATCAGCAGAAGGAACGCAAAATGGTGGTACTACGCCACGAAATTGGCGACGTTCTGCGAGATGTACGTCAACGTCAAGGCCGCACTCTCCGCGAAGTCTCACACAATGCACGTGTCTCTCTGGGCTATCTCAGTGAAGTCGAGCGCGGACAAAAGGAAGCATCTTCAGAGCTGTTGTCTTCCATTTGTTCAGCCCTGGACGTTCCACTGTCAATCATGCTCCGTGAAGTGAGCGACCGTCTGGCCATCGCCGAAGGCGTGGCTGTCCCGGACACTGTTCCCCAGGAATTCGCCGCACGTTATGGCAGAGACCTGAACGAGGAACTCTCCGACGAACTTAACAAAGGCTTGATGTCCAACGTCTAA
- a CDS encoding CinA family protein, protein MDATISLLGPGGLGALVADAIAKNVTVGTAESLTAGMVAATIAEISGASATLQGGVIAYQNSVKEKLLGVSAALLATKGAVDPEVACAMALGVCAAVGARLGIATTGVAGPDAHQGKPVGLVYVGVALDGVATAQEFRFSGDREAIRVQATQAALALLAATVKDAREQKL, encoded by the coding sequence ATGGACGCCACGATTTCTCTGCTCGGGCCCGGTGGATTGGGCGCGCTGGTGGCTGACGCCATTGCGAAAAACGTCACAGTCGGCACAGCCGAATCGCTGACAGCGGGCATGGTGGCCGCAACAATTGCAGAAATTTCCGGTGCCTCTGCCACGTTGCAAGGCGGTGTGATCGCCTACCAGAACTCGGTCAAGGAAAAGCTGCTGGGAGTTTCTGCGGCGCTGTTGGCAACTAAGGGAGCAGTAGACCCCGAGGTGGCCTGCGCCATGGCTCTGGGAGTATGTGCTGCAGTGGGCGCGCGCCTTGGAATCGCCACCACGGGCGTGGCAGGCCCTGATGCCCACCAAGGAAAACCAGTTGGCCTGGTTTATGTTGGAGTGGCCCTTGACGGTGTGGCCACAGCCCAGGAGTTCCGCTTTTCCGGAGACCGGGAGGCCATCCGGGTGCAGGCCACGCAGGCTGCCCTGGCCCTGTTGGCTGCAACAGTCAAAGATGCTCGGGAACAAAAGTTGTAA
- the pgsA gene encoding CDP-diacylglycerol--glycerol-3-phosphate 3-phosphatidyltransferase encodes MSETVAPRPSNWNLPNALTLFRIVMVPFFVWAFIADDGHYGPLRWLAVGLFVVAIYTDKLDGDIARARGLITSFGKIADPIADKLLIGSALIMLSAVGELWWWVTIVMLVREIGITLLRFVVIRYGVMAASKGGKLKTVLQTVAIFFYLLPITPATDLLSILALVVMLVALAVTFVTGVDYVLKAGQLVRSGRGSNGVNGSGRNAAEG; translated from the coding sequence GTGAGTGAAACGGTGGCGCCGCGCCCTTCGAATTGGAATCTTCCCAACGCTTTAACGTTATTCCGTATTGTGATGGTCCCCTTCTTTGTTTGGGCCTTCATCGCCGACGACGGCCATTACGGACCTCTGCGCTGGTTGGCGGTGGGCTTGTTCGTTGTTGCCATTTACACTGACAAGCTCGACGGCGACATCGCCCGGGCGCGTGGGCTCATCACGAGCTTTGGCAAGATTGCCGATCCTATTGCCGATAAGTTGCTGATCGGTTCGGCCCTAATCATGCTTTCCGCTGTGGGTGAGCTGTGGTGGTGGGTCACCATTGTCATGCTGGTGCGTGAAATTGGTATTACCCTGCTGCGCTTTGTGGTGATCCGTTACGGTGTCATGGCCGCCTCTAAGGGTGGCAAGCTCAAGACCGTGCTGCAGACAGTGGCGATCTTCTTCTACCTATTGCCCATTACCCCGGCCACCGACTTGCTGAGCATTCTGGCGTTGGTCGTCATGTTGGTAGCCCTCGCCGTCACTTTTGTCACCGGCGTGGACTACGTTCTCAAGGCCGGACAACTGGTCCGGTCCGGGCGCGGCAGCAACGGAGTTAACGGCTCCGGCCGGAACGCGGCAGAGGGCTAA
- a CDS encoding FtsK/SpoIIIE family DNA translocase, with protein MATRSTPARQSSGQKGAASARGPKTTKMPVPRNKPSAAVPETHLVWPVRMAVSFWQGFGHLVGGAIRRMGTDKSHMAAQERRDGSGLLFFLLAILIATFEWWGLSGPVADGVRGVFQGTFGWFAALLPPMFLIFSVLVFRQPTNMSTNNRVALGFAIMTVAGCALAHVVAGNPDIAGGFEALSAAGGMVGALSGSLVAKLGSITAIIFFSLVAFASVLVLTNTPVRHIPDRLRGVYEKLMGTAPATEPRGDGHDQSYLYEHDDQAPAKKPRSLRARQKAAKDAEEEANLLGVEAFDTPLIEGDEDGSEDSASSAPSLRPGVRRPTRDQLAADKIKARQGLPTSSEVYDAQSSSEPITEAIGIVSDNSPRDPRAAVPNAGGVYNVDAAVARAIPAPPMAPPTPIPARSEQLQLSGDVTYTLPDSEYLPAGPPGKDATAANDAVVDALTNTLQQFNVDAAVTGFSRGPTVTRYEIELAPGTKVEKVTALSKNISYAVASSDVRILSPIPGKSAIGIEIPNADKEIVVLGDVLRSANARRTEHPMVMGVGKDVEGGFVVANLAKMPHLLVAGATGAGKSSFVNSMIVSILMRATPDEVRMVMVDPKRVELTAYEGVPHLITPIITNPKKAAEALQWVVREMDTRYDDLANFGFKHIDEFNKAVKAGTVHPPEGSKRVVRPYPYLLVIVDELADLMMVAPRDVEDSIVRITQLARAAGIHLVLATQRPSVDVVTGLIKANVPSRMAFATSSVTDSRVVLDQPGAEKLLGQGDALFLPMGKSKPVRVQGAWVTEAEIKAVVDHVKGQLKATYRDVIAVDAPKKVIEDDIGDDMDLLLQATELVVTTQFGSTSMLQRKLRVGFAKAGRLMDLLESRGVVGPSEGSKARDVLVKPDDLAETLAAIRGDGPVSADAGVEPVVADPMTAALAENANANHGWGGDLVADDLASRPQAVEYNDGDDDEGGEDAWSLTGH; from the coding sequence ATGGCGACTCGTTCTACCCCCGCCCGTCAGTCCTCCGGTCAGAAGGGCGCTGCCTCCGCGCGCGGCCCCAAGACCACGAAGATGCCGGTGCCCCGCAACAAACCTTCCGCTGCCGTGCCAGAGACGCATCTGGTGTGGCCTGTGCGCATGGCAGTGTCCTTCTGGCAAGGATTCGGCCACCTGGTAGGTGGCGCGATCCGACGCATGGGCACCGACAAGAGCCATATGGCTGCGCAGGAACGCCGCGACGGTTCCGGGCTGCTGTTCTTCTTGTTAGCTATCCTCATTGCCACCTTCGAATGGTGGGGTCTGAGCGGTCCGGTGGCCGACGGCGTCCGTGGCGTCTTCCAGGGTACTTTTGGTTGGTTTGCAGCATTGCTGCCACCCATGTTCTTGATCTTCTCCGTGCTGGTGTTCCGCCAACCCACCAACATGTCCACCAATAACCGGGTGGCTCTGGGTTTCGCCATCATGACCGTGGCAGGCTGTGCCCTGGCGCATGTTGTGGCAGGGAACCCGGACATTGCCGGAGGTTTTGAAGCTCTCAGTGCTGCCGGCGGGATGGTGGGTGCGCTCAGTGGAAGCTTGGTCGCGAAACTGGGCTCCATCACCGCAATCATTTTCTTCTCACTCGTGGCCTTTGCCAGTGTGCTGGTGCTGACCAACACTCCTGTGCGCCACATCCCGGATCGCCTGCGTGGGGTGTACGAAAAACTCATGGGCACCGCCCCGGCCACGGAACCGCGTGGCGACGGCCATGATCAGAGTTATCTCTACGAGCATGACGATCAGGCGCCGGCGAAGAAGCCGCGCAGTCTGCGCGCCCGCCAGAAGGCGGCCAAGGACGCCGAGGAAGAAGCAAATCTACTCGGCGTTGAAGCGTTCGATACCCCACTCATAGAGGGGGATGAAGACGGCAGCGAAGACTCGGCGTCGTCCGCTCCATCCCTTCGGCCAGGAGTCCGACGGCCCACCCGCGATCAGCTCGCGGCAGATAAGATCAAGGCCCGTCAGGGTCTGCCCACCTCTTCCGAGGTCTATGACGCGCAAAGCAGCAGCGAACCCATCACCGAGGCCATCGGCATCGTTTCCGATAACTCGCCACGGGATCCGCGCGCGGCGGTTCCTAACGCTGGGGGAGTGTACAACGTCGACGCTGCGGTGGCACGTGCCATTCCCGCCCCGCCGATGGCGCCGCCAACGCCCATCCCGGCACGATCGGAACAGCTCCAACTCTCGGGAGACGTCACCTACACGCTGCCTGATTCGGAATACTTACCGGCTGGCCCTCCCGGCAAGGATGCCACGGCAGCCAACGACGCTGTGGTGGATGCGCTGACCAACACCTTGCAGCAATTCAACGTTGATGCTGCCGTCACCGGGTTCAGCCGTGGTCCCACAGTGACTCGCTACGAAATTGAACTGGCACCGGGTACCAAGGTAGAGAAGGTGACTGCGCTGAGTAAGAACATCTCTTACGCAGTGGCTTCTTCCGATGTGCGCATCCTGAGCCCCATCCCGGGCAAAAGTGCCATCGGCATTGAGATCCCCAACGCCGATAAGGAAATTGTGGTCCTCGGGGATGTGCTGCGTTCGGCGAATGCCCGCCGCACCGAACACCCCATGGTCATGGGTGTAGGTAAGGATGTTGAGGGTGGCTTTGTGGTGGCCAACTTGGCCAAGATGCCGCACTTGCTGGTTGCTGGTGCCACTGGTGCCGGTAAGTCATCGTTTGTGAATTCCATGATCGTTTCCATCTTGATGCGCGCCACACCCGATGAGGTGCGCATGGTCATGGTGGATCCCAAGCGCGTGGAATTGACGGCGTATGAGGGTGTGCCGCACCTGATCACTCCCATCATCACTAATCCGAAGAAGGCGGCCGAGGCCCTGCAGTGGGTGGTGCGGGAAATGGATACGCGCTACGACGATCTGGCCAACTTCGGCTTCAAGCACATTGACGAGTTCAACAAGGCCGTGAAGGCTGGCACCGTGCACCCGCCCGAAGGTTCCAAGCGAGTGGTGCGTCCCTACCCGTACCTGCTGGTCATTGTGGACGAGCTTGCCGACCTCATGATGGTAGCTCCGCGGGACGTGGAAGATTCCATTGTGCGTATCACTCAGCTGGCCCGCGCGGCTGGTATCCACTTGGTACTCGCCACGCAACGTCCTTCAGTGGATGTGGTGACGGGTCTGATCAAGGCGAACGTGCCCTCGCGTATGGCGTTTGCCACCTCCTCCGTCACCGACTCCCGCGTGGTTCTGGATCAGCCCGGTGCTGAGAAGCTGCTGGGTCAAGGTGACGCCTTGTTCCTGCCCATGGGCAAGTCCAAACCTGTCCGGGTTCAGGGCGCCTGGGTTACCGAGGCTGAAATCAAGGCCGTGGTGGATCACGTCAAGGGCCAGCTCAAGGCCACCTACCGGGACGTTATTGCGGTGGATGCGCCCAAGAAGGTCATCGAGGATGACATTGGTGATGACATGGACCTGCTGCTCCAAGCCACCGAGCTGGTGGTCACTACGCAGTTTGGCTCCACTTCCATGCTGCAGCGCAAGCTCCGCGTCGGATTTGCCAAGGCTGGCCGCCTCATGGACCTTCTGGAGTCCCGTGGCGTGGTGGGCCCCTCAGAAGGCTCCAAGGCCCGCGATGTGCTAGTCAAGCCGGACGATCTCGCAGAAACCCTGGCCGCCATCCGCGGTGACGGCCCGGTCAGTGCTGACGCCGGCGTAGAGCCTGTTGTGGCAGACCCCATGACCGCGGCACTGGCCGAGAACGCCAACGCCAACCATGGCTGGGGCGGGGATCTGGTGGCCGATGATTTGGCCAGCCGCCCCCAAGCTGTGGAGTACAACGACGGTGATGATGACGAAGGTGGCGAGGACGCATGGTCTTTGACAGGACACTAA
- a CDS encoding ribonuclease J: protein MTQIAEPGLRTPPELAPGTLRVVPLGGIGEIGRNMTVFEMDGKLLIVDCGVLFPEEDQPGVDVILPDFSYIKDRLEDVVGVVLTHGHEDHIGAVPYLLRLRNDIPLIGSQLTLAFVEAKLMEHRIKPYTLTVKEEQVEQLGPFQCEFIAVNHSIPDALAVFIRTAGGSVLHTGDFKMDQLPLDGRITDLRHFARLGEEGVDLFLVDSTNADVPGFTTSEAEIGPTLEVLFGKADKRIIVASFSSHVHRVQQVLNAAVLHGRKVAFVGRSMVRNMGIAEKLGYLHVPADVVVDLKNVDNLPDNQVVLMSTGSQGEPMAALSRMANGDHKISVGHGDTVILASSLIPGNENAVFRIINGLLKRGADVIHKGTAKVHVSGHAAAGELLYCYNILTPKNVMPVHGETRHLIANAKIAISSGVPAENVLLTEDGSVIDLRDGVAQIVGQVECGFVYVDGHSVGEITDADLKDRRVLGDEGFISIITVVNRATGKIVSGPDIHARGVAEDDSVFDEIKPKIAAALEEAVMANTDHTAHQLQQVVRRVIGTWVNRKLRRRPMIIPVVLEA, encoded by the coding sequence ATGACCCAAATTGCTGAGCCGGGCCTGCGGACCCCGCCGGAATTGGCCCCGGGGACCCTGCGGGTCGTGCCGCTGGGCGGCATCGGCGAGATCGGCCGGAACATGACCGTCTTCGAAATGGATGGCAAACTGCTCATCGTTGACTGCGGTGTTCTCTTCCCTGAAGAAGACCAGCCCGGCGTCGACGTCATCCTGCCGGACTTCTCCTACATTAAGGACCGGCTCGAGGACGTAGTCGGTGTGGTTCTTACCCATGGCCACGAAGACCACATTGGTGCTGTCCCATACCTTTTGCGTCTGCGCAATGACATCCCCCTGATCGGCTCGCAGCTGACGCTGGCCTTTGTTGAGGCGAAGCTCATGGAGCACCGCATCAAGCCTTATACGCTGACCGTCAAAGAAGAGCAGGTGGAACAGCTCGGCCCGTTCCAGTGTGAATTCATTGCCGTCAACCACTCCATCCCGGATGCACTGGCCGTCTTTATCCGCACGGCGGGTGGCTCCGTGCTGCACACCGGCGACTTCAAGATGGACCAGCTGCCGCTCGATGGCCGCATCACGGACCTGCGCCACTTTGCCCGTCTGGGCGAAGAAGGCGTGGACCTGTTCTTAGTGGATTCCACCAACGCCGACGTCCCGGGCTTCACCACCAGTGAAGCCGAGATTGGACCCACCCTTGAGGTCTTGTTCGGCAAAGCCGACAAGCGCATCATCGTGGCCAGTTTCTCCTCCCATGTGCACCGCGTGCAGCAGGTCCTCAACGCCGCTGTCCTGCACGGGCGCAAGGTCGCATTCGTGGGCCGCTCCATGGTCCGCAACATGGGTATCGCTGAGAAACTGGGCTACTTACACGTACCCGCCGATGTTGTGGTGGATCTGAAGAACGTGGACAACCTGCCCGATAACCAGGTGGTCCTGATGTCCACCGGTTCGCAGGGCGAGCCCATGGCCGCGTTGTCACGCATGGCGAACGGGGACCACAAGATTTCGGTAGGACACGGCGACACCGTCATCCTGGCGTCATCACTGATCCCGGGTAACGAAAATGCCGTGTTCCGGATCATCAACGGCCTCCTCAAGCGCGGTGCCGACGTGATTCACAAGGGCACCGCAAAGGTGCACGTCTCGGGGCACGCAGCTGCCGGTGAGCTGCTGTATTGCTACAACATTTTGACGCCGAAGAACGTCATGCCGGTGCACGGAGAAACCAGGCACCTGATCGCTAATGCCAAGATCGCCATCTCCTCCGGCGTACCGGCCGAAAACGTGTTACTCACCGAAGACGGTTCCGTCATTGATTTGCGGGACGGCGTGGCCCAAATTGTGGGCCAGGTGGAATGCGGTTTTGTCTACGTGGATGGTCACAGCGTTGGCGAGATCACCGATGCCGATTTGAAGGATCGCCGCGTTTTGGGTGATGAGGGTTTCATCTCCATCATCACTGTGGTCAATCGCGCCACCGGCAAGATTGTCTCGGGTCCAGATATTCACGCCCGCGGTGTTGCTGAGGACGATTCCGTCTTTGACGAGATTAAGCCCAAGATCGCCGCAGCTCTGGAAGAAGCCGTCATGGCCAACACCGACCACACCGCCCACCAGCTCCAGCAGGTGGTGCGCCGGGTGATCGGCACGTGGGTCAACCGGAAGCTGCGCCGCCGCCCCATGATCATCCCGGTGGTCCTAGAGGCGTAG
- the dapA gene encoding 4-hydroxy-tetrahydrodipicolinate synthase, producing the protein MSASKLSLRPFGTLVPAMVTPFTADGEVDYQAAGNLANKLVNDGCDGILVTGTTGETSTLTDEENLGMFQAVIDAVGGRARVIAGTGTNDTRHSISLSQRAAKLAIDGLLLVTPYYNKPSQSGIQAHFEAIASSTDLPVMLYDIPGRAGVPITTETIIKLADHPQITALKDAKADFTETSRVLANTDLDVYSGDDGLTLPLMSAGAVGLVSVSAHVAPQQFRALIDAAAAGDFVTARAIHFALDPVIRATMGHVQGAVAVKQILKWQGILSNSVVRLPLVEPSETEIAMIKADLAEAGMDV; encoded by the coding sequence ATGTCTGCCTCAAAACTTTCACTTCGCCCGTTTGGAACCTTGGTGCCCGCAATGGTCACCCCATTCACCGCCGACGGTGAAGTGGACTATCAAGCAGCCGGGAACCTGGCCAATAAGCTGGTGAACGACGGCTGTGACGGCATCCTGGTCACCGGTACAACGGGTGAAACATCCACCCTGACCGATGAAGAGAATCTGGGCATGTTCCAGGCTGTCATCGACGCCGTCGGTGGGCGTGCTCGCGTGATCGCCGGCACCGGAACCAATGACACCCGGCACTCGATCAGCCTGTCACAGCGTGCAGCCAAGCTGGCCATCGACGGATTGCTCTTGGTGACCCCGTATTACAACAAGCCCAGCCAGTCCGGCATCCAGGCCCACTTTGAGGCCATTGCCAGCTCCACCGATCTTCCCGTGATGCTCTACGACATCCCCGGCCGCGCCGGTGTTCCCATCACCACCGAAACCATCATCAAGCTGGCCGATCACCCGCAGATCACTGCATTGAAGGACGCCAAGGCAGACTTCACCGAAACCAGCCGTGTCCTGGCCAACACGGACCTCGATGTTTACTCGGGCGACGACGGACTGACGCTGCCGCTGATGTCCGCCGGCGCCGTCGGACTTGTTAGTGTGAGCGCCCATGTGGCGCCCCAGCAGTTCCGTGCGCTCATTGATGCCGCCGCCGCCGGAGACTTCGTCACGGCACGCGCCATTCACTTCGCGCTGGATCCGGTCATCCGTGCCACCATGGGCCATGTTCAGGGCGCCGTTGCCGTCAAACAAATTCTTAAGTGGCAGGGAATCCTGTCCAACTCGGTTGTACGCTTGCCCCTCGTGGAGCCGAGTGAAACCGAGATCGCCATGATCAAGGCTGACCTTGCGGAAGCTGGAATGGACGTCTAA
- a CDS encoding alpha/beta fold hydrolase: protein MPFAHNPHDGVELAYDVVGKGTPLLLVHGSALSKAIWRGFGYTKAFRDQYQVITMDLRGHGRSSKPLTPDAYRMETLVADALAVLDAVDAPQAHYGGYSVGARMAFSLAVTAPERLLSITSLGGGYHIEPGSIGRLFFPEYDGALAMGGMPAFVDGWQARIGRPLDAQTKAAFLANDAGALRAYFAQTQADAAVPEDALAAITTPALLMAGTADTGRLADSQRAASLMAQARFVELPGRNHGNTLIPAQPVLDEWLPFLESLP from the coding sequence GTGCCTTTCGCCCATAACCCGCACGACGGCGTCGAACTCGCTTACGACGTGGTGGGGAAGGGCACGCCCCTTCTGCTGGTCCACGGAAGCGCCCTGAGTAAAGCCATTTGGCGCGGATTTGGCTACACCAAGGCGTTCCGCGATCAATATCAGGTCATCACCATGGACCTGCGCGGTCACGGTCGCAGTTCCAAACCGCTCACCCCGGACGCCTACCGGATGGAGACGCTGGTGGCCGATGCCCTGGCCGTCCTGGACGCCGTGGATGCGCCGCAGGCCCATTACGGTGGTTATTCCGTGGGCGCACGCATGGCCTTCTCACTGGCCGTCACGGCCCCGGAGCGCCTTCTTTCCATCACCTCGCTGGGCGGCGGCTACCACATTGAGCCCGGCAGTATTGGGCGGCTGTTCTTTCCCGAGTACGACGGCGCCCTCGCCATGGGCGGCATGCCCGCCTTTGTTGATGGCTGGCAGGCGCGGATCGGGCGTCCATTGGACGCCCAGACCAAGGCTGCTTTCCTGGCCAATGATGCCGGGGCTCTGCGGGCCTACTTCGCTCAAACGCAGGCGGACGCGGCGGTTCCAGAGGACGCTCTGGCGGCCATCACCACCCCGGCTTTGCTGATGGCCGGCACCGCGGACACAGGGCGGCTGGCCGATTCCCAACGTGCTGCCAGCCTCATGGCCCAGGCCCGCTTCGTGGAACTGCCCGGCCGCAATCACGGCAACACGCTCATCCCGGCACAACCCGTGCTGGATGAATGGCTGCCGTTCCTGGAATCCCTGCCATAG
- the dapB gene encoding 4-hydroxy-tetrahydrodipicolinate reductase, which translates to MSEKLKVAVLGAKGRMGTAAVAAIDAAPAMELVAALGRADSLDVLLECGAQVVVDLTVPDSTEANVHFAVAHGIHAVVGTTGWDATRLAALESLLAQHPETGVLIAPNFALGSVLASHFAAKAAKYFDSVEIIELHHPRKVDAPSGTALRTAQLVAAARRAAGVPDAPDATETELDGARGASVDGIPVHSVRLAGLVAHQEVLFGSHGEGLTIRHDSYNHESFMPGVLLGVRTVGSRPGLTVGLDGYLDLDG; encoded by the coding sequence ATGAGTGAAAAGCTGAAGGTGGCCGTGCTCGGCGCCAAGGGACGAATGGGAACGGCCGCCGTGGCGGCCATCGACGCCGCGCCGGCCATGGAACTGGTTGCGGCGCTGGGTCGTGCCGACTCCCTGGACGTGTTGCTGGAGTGCGGTGCCCAGGTTGTGGTTGATTTGACGGTGCCCGATTCCACCGAAGCCAACGTCCACTTTGCCGTGGCGCACGGTATCCACGCCGTCGTCGGCACCACTGGCTGGGATGCCACGAGGCTTGCGGCGTTGGAATCCCTGTTGGCGCAGCACCCTGAAACCGGCGTGCTGATCGCCCCCAACTTTGCGCTGGGCTCGGTATTGGCCAGCCACTTTGCCGCCAAGGCCGCTAAGTACTTTGACTCGGTGGAGATCATTGAATTGCACCACCCTCGCAAGGTTGACGCTCCCTCGGGAACCGCGTTGCGCACAGCCCAACTGGTAGCCGCCGCCCGCCGCGCCGCCGGTGTTCCTGATGCCCCTGATGCCACCGAAACCGAGCTCGACGGCGCTCGTGGCGCCTCCGTGGACGGCATCCCCGTCCACAGCGTCCGCCTGGCCGGATTGGTGGCCCACCAGGAAGTGCTCTTTGGTAGTCATGGCGAGGGCCTGACGATCCGTCACGATTCCTACAACCATGAATCCTTCATGCCTGGTGTGCTGCTCGGAGTACGCACCGTGGGCAGCCGCCCCGGACTCACAGTAGGCCTTGACGGCTACCTTGATCTGGACGGCTAA
- a CDS encoding molybdenum cofactor biosynthesis protein MoaE, translating into MGTNVEIVAALLSAEPISVDAAIAAVESQTAGAVVSFSGVVRNHDGGASVERLSYTAHPLAKKVLGEVVASLVDSVSDPDGHPVRIWVAHRVGPLAIGEPALVCAVASSHRAEAFELCSELVERIKAEVPIWKEQFFSDGSVEWVGAGKAPGEGTDYGADQGSPKSQ; encoded by the coding sequence ATGGGCACTAACGTGGAAATTGTGGCGGCACTGCTGAGCGCCGAACCCATCTCGGTGGACGCAGCCATCGCCGCCGTCGAATCGCAGACCGCTGGCGCCGTGGTCAGCTTCAGCGGCGTGGTGCGAAACCACGACGGCGGAGCATCCGTTGAGCGCTTGAGCTACACCGCTCATCCACTCGCCAAAAAAGTGCTCGGCGAGGTGGTGGCCTCCTTGGTGGATAGTGTCAGCGACCCCGACGGGCACCCCGTGCGGATATGGGTGGCGCACCGCGTGGGACCGCTGGCCATTGGCGAACCGGCGCTGGTGTGCGCAGTGGCGTCCTCCCACCGGGCCGAGGCCTTTGAGCTGTGCTCGGAGCTGGTGGAACGGATCAAGGCCGAGGTGCCCATTTGGAAGGAACAGTTCTTCAGTGACGGTTCCGTGGAATGGGTCGGCGCAGGGAAAGCCCCCGGCGAGGGCACAGATTACGGTGCGGATCAGGGCTCACCCAAAAGCCAGTAG
- a CDS encoding MogA/MoaB family molybdenum cofactor biosynthesis protein → MSACEPAAHLGSAAVVIASTRAAMGVYDDKTGPVIIDWLNEHGFQTSAPVVVPDGAPVGAALRAVLTQGPAVVLTSGGTGLSPTDATPEMTLPLLERHIPGIMEAMRAAGLAKTPMAVLSRGYAGLAGTTLIVNLPGSPSGVMDGLAVLDPIIKHLCEQVAGTHGH, encoded by the coding sequence ATGAGCGCCTGCGAGCCTGCCGCCCATCTGGGGAGCGCCGCCGTCGTGATTGCCTCCACCCGGGCGGCCATGGGCGTCTACGACGACAAGACGGGGCCGGTCATTATCGACTGGCTCAACGAACACGGATTCCAGACAAGCGCCCCCGTGGTGGTGCCGGACGGTGCCCCCGTCGGTGCGGCGCTGCGGGCCGTGCTCACGCAAGGTCCCGCCGTCGTGCTGACCAGCGGCGGCACGGGACTGAGCCCCACAGATGCGACCCCGGAAATGACGCTGCCCCTGCTGGAGCGGCACATTCCCGGGATCATGGAGGCGATGCGCGCGGCAGGGCTGGCGAAGACGCCGATGGCCGTGCTCAGTCGCGGTTACGCCGGGCTCGCCGGGACCACGCTGATTGTGAATTTGCCGGGGTCGCCGTCGGGCGTCATGGACGGACTGGCCGTGCTGGACCCCATCATCAAACATCTTTGCGAACAGGTGGCAGGCACCCATGGGCACTAA
- the moaC gene encoding cyclic pyranopterin monophosphate synthase MoaC yields MVDVSDKAVTTREATATGTVSTTAAVMALLGSGGLPKGDALAVARIAGIMGAKKTSELIPLCHPLPISKVTVDFELGAQAVTVFATVKTRGVTGVEMEALTAVSVAALNVYDMIKAVDKHAVISGIQVLAKSGGKSGSWVVAGPGGPATHTAAPAAPTATDTTGGQA; encoded by the coding sequence ATGGTTGACGTTTCCGACAAGGCGGTGACCACGCGCGAAGCAACCGCCACCGGCACCGTGAGCACCACCGCCGCGGTCATGGCCCTGCTGGGCAGCGGCGGACTGCCCAAGGGCGATGCCCTGGCCGTGGCACGCATTGCCGGCATCATGGGAGCCAAGAAGACATCCGAGCTCATCCCGCTCTGCCACCCCCTGCCCATCTCCAAGGTCACGGTCGACTTTGAGCTGGGTGCCCAGGCGGTCACCGTGTTCGCCACCGTGAAGACCCGGGGCGTGACCGGCGTGGAAATGGAGGCGTTGACAGCCGTATCCGTGGCTGCCCTGAACGTGTACGACATGATCAAGGCCGTGGACAAGCACGCCGTCATCTCCGGGATTCAGGTTTTGGCCAAGAGCGGTGGCAAAAGTGGCAGCTGGGTGGTGGCCGGCCCCGGCGGGCCCGCAACCCACACCGCTGCACCCGCAGCACCCACCGCAACAGACACCACGGGCGGCCAGGCATGA